A single window of Vibrio gazogenes DNA harbors:
- the hflK gene encoding FtsH protease activity modulator HflK: MAWNEPGNNNGNGNNDRDKDPWGNKDHGDRGGRDQGPPDLDEVFNKLSQKISGKFGKKGGGNKGSSFPGGGSIGFGIIAVIAVAVWFFSGFYTIGEAERGVLLRLGKFDHIVNPGLNWRARFIDEVEPVNVQAIRSLRAQGLMLTKDENVVTVGMDIQYRVADPYKYLYQVTSADDSLRQATDSALRAVIGDSLMDSILTSGRQKIRETTQNTLNEIIKKYDMGLMIVDVNFQSARPPEQVKDAFDDAIAAREDEERFIREAEAYKNEVLPKATGRAERLKKEAQGYSERVLNEATGRVAQFEKLLPEYKAAPEVTRNRLYLDTMQAVYTHSSKILIDSKSSGNLLYLPIDKLSGQGDTQTKRDLKSSPLYDHIELESQKSGKQDESQPRTGSRQGRY, encoded by the coding sequence ATGGCGTGGAATGAGCCTGGTAATAACAACGGTAATGGTAATAATGACCGTGATAAAGATCCGTGGGGCAATAAGGACCATGGTGACCGTGGTGGACGTGATCAGGGGCCACCGGATCTAGATGAAGTCTTCAATAAATTGAGCCAAAAAATTAGCGGTAAATTTGGTAAGAAAGGAGGCGGCAACAAAGGATCCTCTTTTCCCGGTGGTGGTTCTATTGGATTTGGAATCATTGCTGTTATCGCCGTTGCAGTTTGGTTTTTCTCCGGATTTTATACCATCGGTGAAGCTGAGCGAGGCGTGTTACTGAGATTGGGTAAGTTCGATCACATCGTTAATCCAGGTCTGAACTGGCGAGCTCGCTTTATTGATGAAGTCGAACCTGTCAATGTGCAGGCCATTCGTTCATTACGGGCGCAGGGGCTGATGCTGACAAAAGATGAGAATGTGGTCACCGTCGGAATGGATATTCAGTATCGAGTGGCGGATCCATATAAGTATCTCTATCAAGTCACGAGTGCTGATGATAGTTTACGTCAAGCGACAGACTCTGCATTGCGCGCTGTCATTGGTGATTCACTGATGGATAGTATTTTGACCAGTGGTCGTCAGAAGATTCGCGAAACGACGCAAAACACATTGAATGAAATCATTAAGAAATATGATATGGGCTTAATGATTGTTGATGTGAACTTCCAGTCGGCCCGCCCACCGGAGCAGGTTAAAGATGCATTTGATGACGCAATTGCAGCCCGAGAGGATGAAGAACGCTTCATTCGTGAAGCTGAAGCCTATAAAAATGAGGTGCTTCCTAAAGCGACTGGTCGTGCAGAGCGTTTGAAAAAAGAAGCGCAAGGGTATAGTGAACGGGTATTAAATGAAGCCACCGGTCGGGTTGCTCAGTTTGAAAAATTACTTCCTGAATATAAAGCAGCACCGGAAGTAACAAGAAACCGTTTGTACCTTGATACGATGCAAGCTGTTTATACTCATTCATCGAAAATTCTGATTGATTCGAAATCGAGCGGTAACTTGCTCTATCTGCCAATTGATAAATTATCAGGGCAAGGCGACACGCAGACTAAGAGAGATTTGAAATCATCTCCACTCTATGATCATATCGAACTTGAATCACAGAAAAGTGGTAAGCAAGATGAATCTCAGCCACGCACTGGTTCACGGCAAGGGAGATACTAA
- the hflC gene encoding protease modulator HflC gives MRKLIIPVLVLFLIVFLMSVFVIHEGERGIVVRFGRILKDGEIARVYEPGLHFKMPLFDRVKVLEARIQTMDGRSDRFVTAEKKDVIIDSYVKWRIQNFGTYYLATGGGSALTAQALLERKVTDVLRSEIGSREIKQIVSGPLNDDVLPDSEDAEVVTTEAAKEALKIDGQRDQIMEEVLLSTRESAMKDLGVYVVDFRMKKINLPDEISESIYKRMRAERESVARKHRSQGREKAEIIKAQAELEVATILAEADKTARVTRGEADAKAAKIYADSYSQAPEFFTFMRSLKAYEESFGQKSDILVLDPDSEFFRYMKNSKGKSTK, from the coding sequence ATGCGTAAGTTAATAATCCCTGTATTGGTGCTATTTCTGATTGTTTTTCTCATGTCTGTATTTGTCATTCATGAAGGAGAGCGCGGCATCGTTGTTCGTTTTGGTCGAATTTTAAAAGATGGCGAAATTGCACGAGTCTATGAACCGGGACTGCATTTTAAAATGCCGTTATTTGACCGAGTCAAAGTGCTTGAAGCCCGAATTCAGACAATGGATGGTCGTTCAGACCGGTTTGTAACCGCAGAGAAGAAAGATGTCATCATCGATTCTTATGTGAAGTGGCGGATTCAGAATTTTGGTACCTATTATCTGGCAACCGGGGGCGGGAGTGCTTTAACTGCTCAAGCGCTGTTGGAAAGAAAGGTAACCGACGTCTTACGTTCTGAAATCGGGTCTCGGGAGATTAAACAGATCGTATCCGGTCCATTAAATGATGATGTCCTGCCTGATAGCGAAGATGCGGAAGTTGTAACCACGGAAGCGGCAAAGGAAGCTTTGAAAATAGATGGTCAGCGTGACCAGATTATGGAAGAAGTTTTGTTGAGTACCCGTGAAAGTGCAATGAAAGATTTAGGCGTCTACGTTGTTGATTTTCGAATGAAAAAAATCAACCTGCCGGATGAGATTAGTGAGTCTATCTACAAGCGGATGAGAGCTGAGCGTGAGTCTGTCGCGCGTAAACACCGTTCACAAGGTCGTGAGAAGGCTGAAATCATCAAGGCTCAGGCTGAGCTTGAAGTGGCCACGATTCTTGCAGAAGCTGATAAAACGGCTCGTGTAACGCGTGGTGAAGCCGATGCGAAAGCTGCTAAAATTTATGCAGACTCATACAGTCAGGCGCCTGAATTCTTTACTTTCATGCGTTCTTTAAAGGCTTATGAAGAGTCTTTCGGCCAGAAAAGCGATATTTTGGTACTTGACCCGGATAGCGAGTTTTTCCGCTATATGAAGAATTCAAAGGGCAAAAGTACTAAATAA